In Pajaroellobacter abortibovis, the following are encoded in one genomic region:
- a CDS encoding HDIG domain-containing metalloprotein, which translates to MTSLTATSLSFLTNIPPVSRSSAIERAINVLEQAALYSEGKGISDPPLQAKRQDFLLAIEQEVHAVRSRLDRILLGSHAQDGLELLAQNGSLSAIFPEVQAMVGFGDGEWRHKDVWKHTKQVVAQAVCRLEIRWAALFHDIGKTKTRSISPEGKVHFLGHAEVGARMFDKLDQRIALFAAHKDTALKKSIRFLVLHHLRANQYTSSWTDSAVRRFGREFANHWDDLLCLSRADITTKRPHKKRQGLAQLDELEARVYQLRLEDSKVPPLPSGIGEQVMLRFGLRPSPQVGYIKKALLQAIDLGEIEAHQSADCYIAFIEQHTARFLPTENQSNLLQESSLL; encoded by the coding sequence ATGACTTCGTTAACAGCAACCTCTCTCTCTTTTTTGACGAATATTCCACCTGTTTCTCGATCAAGCGCAATCGAGCGAGCGATCAATGTGCTCGAACAGGCAGCCCTCTATTCAGAAGGGAAAGGCATCTCTGATCCCCCTCTTCAAGCCAAGAGGCAAGATTTTCTGCTCGCTATCGAGCAAGAGGTACACGCAGTCCGCTCGCGGCTCGATCGGATTCTACTCGGAAGCCACGCGCAAGATGGGCTTGAGCTACTCGCACAAAATGGGTCTCTTTCTGCCATCTTTCCGGAAGTTCAAGCGATGGTCGGCTTTGGAGACGGAGAATGGCGACACAAGGACGTATGGAAGCATACCAAACAGGTCGTCGCTCAGGCTGTGTGCCGATTGGAAATCCGATGGGCTGCTCTTTTTCACGATATCGGCAAAACCAAAACGCGATCCATCTCCCCTGAAGGAAAAGTGCATTTTCTCGGCCACGCAGAAGTAGGGGCACGCATGTTCGACAAGCTCGATCAGCGCATTGCATTATTTGCTGCTCATAAAGACACTGCTCTTAAAAAGAGCATTCGATTTCTCGTCCTCCATCACCTCAGGGCCAATCAATATACGTCCAGTTGGACAGATAGCGCGGTCCGAAGATTTGGCCGCGAGTTTGCCAATCACTGGGATGATCTTCTGTGCCTTTCGCGCGCAGACATCACCACCAAACGGCCCCACAAAAAACGACAGGGACTCGCTCAATTGGATGAGCTTGAGGCACGTGTCTACCAATTGAGGTTAGAAGACAGTAAAGTACCCCCTTTGCCAAGTGGCATTGGGGAACAAGTGATGCTGCGATTCGGCTTACGCCCTTCACCCCAGGTGGGGTATATTAAAAAGGCGCTGCTGCAAGCTATTGACTTAGGGGAAATAGAAGCCCATCAATCAGCAGACTGCTATATTGCTTTCATTGAGCAGCATACCGCCCGATTTCTCCCTACTGAAAATCAATCGAATTTACTTCAGGAATCGTCTCTTTTATAA
- a CDS encoding BolA family protein has translation MKLQRQVESILRELLHPIYLKVENESQLHAGPSDRETHFNIVIVSNRFQGMNSVERHRYVYESLKDEFQRGLHALTLQTVTEEQWVDSRAIESPPCHHKASTQSTPSFECARIKEG, from the coding sequence ATGAAACTTCAGCGACAAGTTGAATCCATACTCCGAGAGCTCCTCCATCCGATCTACTTAAAAGTAGAAAATGAGAGTCAGCTGCATGCTGGACCATCCGATCGGGAGACTCACTTCAACATTGTGATTGTCAGCAACCGGTTCCAAGGGATGAACTCTGTCGAACGACACCGTTATGTTTACGAATCACTCAAAGATGAATTCCAAAGGGGGCTCCATGCTCTTACGCTACAAACGGTAACGGAAGAACAATGGGTCGATTCTCGTGCTATCGAATCCCCTCCATGTCACCATAAGGCCTCGACACAATCAACCCCATCTTTTGAATGCGCTCGGATAAAAGAAGGGTGA
- a CDS encoding CDP-alcohol phosphatidyltransferase family protein: protein MTKKSSHFSMLRDFHLADLLSLTNGFCGAGAIFALMKYLILREMKLLWVAFSLFPIALFCDFADGRVARWRNHVSLLGQELDSLADLISFGVAPAALAFSLGLQGGWDIVILIYFVGCGTSRLARYNVTASSLTGEGGKVRYYEGTPIPTSLILVAILAFAASSNCIDERLPFGAYIIGPWVFHPITLLYFLSGTAMISKILHVPKL from the coding sequence ATGACAAAAAAATCCTCTCATTTTTCTATGCTTCGCGACTTTCACTTGGCTGACCTGCTGTCTCTCACAAACGGATTTTGCGGCGCAGGAGCCATCTTTGCCCTGATGAAATACCTCATCCTACGAGAAATGAAGCTGTTATGGGTGGCCTTTTCCTTATTTCCCATTGCATTGTTCTGTGATTTTGCAGATGGACGCGTTGCTCGATGGAGAAACCACGTCTCATTATTAGGCCAAGAACTTGATTCGCTAGCCGATCTTATTTCCTTTGGGGTAGCCCCCGCTGCGCTCGCCTTTAGCCTTGGCCTACAAGGGGGATGGGATATTGTTATCTTAATCTATTTTGTAGGTTGCGGAACGAGTCGTCTTGCTCGCTACAATGTGACTGCATCTAGCCTCACAGGAGAAGGTGGAAAAGTCCGTTATTACGAAGGCACCCCGATCCCCACCAGCTTAATTCTCGTAGCTATCCTCGCCTTTGCTGCATCTTCAAACTGCATTGATGAAAGGCTACCCTTTGGAGCCTATATAATAGGACCATGGGTTTTTCATCCGATTACACTTCTTTATTTTTTAAGCGGAACTGCTATGATCAGCAAAATATTGCATGTTCCTAAACTCTAG
- a CDS encoding thymidylate synthase, which yields MKAYLALLRLMLERPERPDRTGTGTRSLFGHQIRFNLQDGFPLLTTKKLHVRSIIHELLWFLRGETKVDSLHTVGITIWDEWATKEQCARFGREEGDLGPIYGHQWRNFGATLLPSGAYLQDGIDQMQQLLHQLQTNPLSRRLLVTGWNPKETDQVTLPPCHTLFQLYVHQGELSCQLYQRSGDLFLGVPFNIASYALLTLMIAHVCHFKPGELIHTFGDVHLYTNHTEQAKLQLSREPRALPRMKLNPEVTDLFSFQYEDFQLEGYDPHPPIPAPVSI from the coding sequence GTGAAAGCCTATTTAGCTCTGCTTCGCCTCATGCTTGAACGACCCGAGCGTCCCGATCGCACAGGGACAGGCACCCGGAGTCTCTTCGGCCACCAAATACGGTTCAACCTCCAAGATGGCTTTCCGCTCCTGACAACCAAAAAGCTTCACGTACGCTCTATTATCCATGAATTGCTCTGGTTTCTGCGGGGGGAGACCAAGGTAGATTCCTTGCATACGGTAGGGATAACCATCTGGGATGAATGGGCCACCAAAGAACAATGTGCGCGATTTGGACGAGAAGAAGGGGATCTTGGCCCTATTTATGGCCACCAATGGCGCAACTTTGGAGCGACGTTGCTCCCTTCCGGAGCATACCTCCAAGATGGTATAGACCAAATGCAACAGCTGCTCCATCAACTACAAACGAATCCTTTAAGCCGAAGGCTGCTTGTCACAGGATGGAATCCGAAAGAAACGGATCAAGTGACTCTCCCCCCTTGTCATACGTTATTTCAACTCTATGTGCACCAAGGTGAACTGAGCTGCCAACTCTATCAGCGGAGTGGAGACCTCTTTCTAGGAGTCCCCTTTAACATCGCTAGCTATGCCCTGCTCACCTTGATGATCGCACATGTGTGCCACTTTAAACCGGGTGAATTGATTCACACCTTTGGAGATGTGCATCTCTACACCAATCACACGGAGCAAGCCAAATTGCAGCTTTCTAGGGAACCCCGCGCGCTCCCTCGGATGAAACTCAATCCAGAAGTTACGGATCTCTTCTCTTTTCAATACGAAGATTTCCAGCTGGAGGGTTACGATCCCCACCCTCCCATCCCTGCCCCAGTATCGATTTAA
- a CDS encoding GNAT family N-acetyltransferase: MVDKLHILHIKTHPHYRRQGIGSSLLQQAICFAHQERLYRSFLKCALPVSLPLHFTVP; this comes from the coding sequence ATTGTTGATAAACTCCATATCCTCCACATCAAGACTCATCCTCACTACCGACGACAAGGGATTGGTTCATCTTTGCTTCAACAAGCGATATGCTTTGCCCATCAGGAAAGATTGTATCGCTCTTTCTTGAAGTGCGCCCTTCCAGTTTCGCTGCCATTGCATTTTACTGTTCCTTAG
- a CDS encoding dihydrofolate reductase, with protein MNSATITRAPLILVVAMTSNRVIGHHGKLPWHLPEDLRHFRMLTEGHAVIMGRKTHESIGRPLPQRRNIVLTHRPIFLPGCESAHTLEEALSLAREHDPEPRIIGGATLYEQSLPLATRIYLTEVLQHVEGDTWFPPFSLEEWYEVSREQMDPVVFSTWERIL; from the coding sequence ATGAACTCCGCTACCATCACAAGAGCCCCACTGATCCTCGTCGTTGCCATGACAAGCAACCGTGTCATCGGTCATCACGGCAAGCTCCCATGGCACCTTCCTGAAGACCTGCGCCACTTCCGAATGCTTACAGAAGGGCACGCAGTAATCATGGGACGCAAAACCCATGAGTCGATAGGACGCCCTCTCCCCCAACGAAGAAATATTGTATTAACCCATCGCCCGATCTTCCTTCCAGGATGCGAAAGCGCACACACCCTAGAAGAAGCTCTATCGTTAGCTAGGGAACACGATCCAGAACCACGCATTATTGGAGGGGCCACTCTCTATGAGCAATCTCTCCCCCTAGCAACTCGTATTTATTTGACTGAAGTCCTCCAGCATGTGGAAGGGGACACGTGGTTCCCTCCATTCTCTTTAGAAGAATGGTATGAGGTAAGTCGCGAGCAAATGGACCCAGTGGTTTTTTCAACATGGGAACGCATTCTCTAA
- a CDS encoding PhoH family protein produces the protein MVSSKVEVEETSVLVNLTGPSHEKLKLLEKEGGVAIGLRGNTIFLHGDKVNVSKIERFVREAICFIQHGGKLDAEEILRAMRQMKEKPERPFDLREEKLVIGSGRRPVLARGAAQCQYIDAIHSHTLTFCVGVAGTGKTYLAMACAMAAFHKQTIKKIILTRPAVEAGEKLGFLPGDLAEKVNPYLRPLYDALNDMVDFERGQELIRKGYIEIAPLAFMRGRTLNDSFIILDEAQNTTPEQMRMFLTRLGHHSKAIVTGDMTQIDLPSGKSSGLVEAYELLKGIEGIAFCYFREKDIMRHPLVKKIVIAYEAQDRE, from the coding sequence ATGGTTTCTTCCAAGGTTGAGGTGGAGGAAACCAGTGTTCTCGTCAATCTGACAGGTCCTTCGCATGAAAAGCTCAAATTGCTGGAGAAAGAAGGGGGTGTTGCTATCGGACTGAGGGGAAACACAATTTTTCTACATGGAGATAAAGTAAACGTCTCTAAGATAGAGCGATTTGTCAGGGAGGCCATCTGTTTTATCCAACATGGGGGAAAATTGGATGCGGAGGAGATTCTGCGTGCCATGCGCCAGATGAAAGAGAAGCCTGAGCGCCCTTTTGATTTGCGTGAAGAAAAATTAGTTATCGGATCCGGTAGGCGTCCTGTGTTAGCTAGGGGGGCTGCCCAATGCCAATATATTGACGCGATTCACTCTCATACTCTAACATTTTGCGTAGGTGTTGCAGGTACGGGCAAGACCTACCTAGCCATGGCATGTGCTATGGCTGCTTTTCATAAGCAGACGATTAAAAAAATTATTCTCACTCGCCCTGCTGTGGAAGCAGGAGAAAAACTCGGTTTTTTACCGGGAGATCTTGCAGAAAAAGTCAATCCTTATTTACGTCCCCTCTACGATGCGCTTAACGATATGGTCGATTTTGAACGTGGACAGGAACTAATACGAAAAGGCTATATTGAGATAGCTCCGCTTGCTTTTATGAGAGGGAGAACTTTAAACGATTCTTTTATTATTTTAGATGAAGCTCAGAACACAACCCCTGAGCAGATGCGTATGTTTTTAACTCGCTTGGGTCATCATTCTAAAGCGATTGTAACGGGAGACATGACCCAGATTGACTTACCTTCAGGCAAGAGCAGTGGGCTTGTAGAGGCGTATGAGCTTCTCAAAGGAATTGAAGGAATTGCATTTTGTTATTTTAGGGAAAAAGATATCATGCGTCATCCTTTAGTTAAAAAAATTGTGATTGCTTATGAAGCACAAGATCGCGAATGA